A genomic window from Candidatus Pelagisphaera phototrophica includes:
- a CDS encoding methyltransferase domain-containing protein, with amino-acid sequence MKHREEGYTLLSGKGIEIGAFGEPAKLPSFCQVSYFDAIDPKTASARFPEIQNSELVPVDILGDVDKRDLRKLTASSQDFVIANHVIEHVACPIAMIEDMFYVLRTGGWIAIAAPDKRYTFDKERPLTSYEHLETEYINGVDEVDDEHYLDFLRHVGKHVFEEPGRDIKGDIAFARSRREHAHVWDSHTFLEFLMACKKTLVIEFQIEFRSTGEENGIEFFAILRKL; translated from the coding sequence TTGAAACACCGTGAAGAAGGCTACACTCTTTTAAGCGGGAAAGGCATTGAAATCGGAGCCTTCGGAGAACCGGCTAAGCTTCCAAGCTTCTGCCAGGTTTCCTATTTCGACGCCATTGATCCGAAAACCGCATCCGCGCGTTTCCCCGAAATTCAAAATAGCGAATTGGTTCCCGTCGACATCCTTGGGGATGTGGACAAGCGCGACCTGCGGAAGCTGACGGCCAGCAGCCAGGATTTCGTCATTGCCAACCACGTCATCGAGCATGTCGCCTGCCCGATTGCCATGATTGAAGACATGTTCTATGTTCTCCGAACCGGCGGCTGGATCGCCATCGCGGCTCCGGACAAACGCTACACCTTTGACAAGGAGCGCCCGCTAACCAGTTACGAACATCTGGAAACCGAGTACATAAACGGTGTAGACGAAGTCGACGATGAACACTACCTGGACTTCCTTCGACATGTCGGCAAACACGTATTCGAGGAACCGGGACGCGACATCAAAGGCGACATCGCATTCGCCCGCTCCCGTCGCGAGCATGCTCACGTTTGGGACAGCCATACTTTTTTGGAATTCCTTATGGCTTGCAAGAAAACCCTCGTGATTGAGTTCCAAATCGAATTCCGATCCACCGGTGAGGAAAACGGGATCGAGTTCTTCGCCATTCTCAGAAAGCTCTAA
- the fabV gene encoding enoyl-ACP reductase FabV encodes MIIRPKVRGFVCVTAHPTGCAANVQEQIDYVKNQSPVENGPKNVLIVGASTGYGLASRIAAAFGCGANTLGIYFERPSERGRTATPGWYNSVALEKAAKADGLYASSINGDAFSNEIKEQSIERIKLDMGKIDLVIYSLASPRRTDPKTGETYRSALKPIGAAYSNKYLDTDKRSIQEATVDAATDEDIQNTVKVMGGDDWELWIQALKDADLLSEGFKTVAYDYIGPKVTWPIYKDGTIGQAKVDLRRAKAAINESVSELGGEAHVSVNKAVVTQASSAIPGVNLYITILFKIMKELGGHEGCIEQIQRLFSDRLYNQGGNVPLDELGLIRMDDWEMEDKIQDAVTKVWPLVSTENLEELTDFEGYQTDFLRLFGFGIKGVDYDAEVEPEVDFD; translated from the coding sequence ATGATTATTCGTCCCAAAGTAAGAGGTTTCGTCTGCGTCACAGCTCACCCAACTGGCTGTGCCGCCAATGTCCAGGAGCAGATTGACTATGTCAAAAACCAGTCCCCTGTCGAAAATGGGCCCAAAAATGTTCTCATAGTCGGGGCATCAACCGGATACGGCCTCGCATCCCGCATTGCAGCAGCCTTCGGATGCGGCGCCAACACCCTTGGAATCTATTTCGAGCGCCCTTCGGAGCGAGGACGAACCGCCACACCGGGCTGGTACAATTCAGTCGCCCTTGAAAAAGCGGCCAAAGCAGACGGCCTCTATGCCAGTAGCATCAACGGCGACGCCTTTTCAAACGAAATCAAGGAGCAATCCATCGAACGAATAAAGTTGGACATGGGGAAAATTGACCTCGTGATCTACTCGCTCGCCTCGCCTCGCCGCACCGATCCGAAAACAGGTGAAACCTATCGTTCCGCCCTCAAGCCGATCGGGGCAGCCTACTCGAACAAATATTTGGATACCGACAAAAGGTCGATCCAGGAAGCGACCGTGGACGCTGCTACCGATGAGGATATACAAAACACTGTCAAAGTGATGGGGGGCGATGACTGGGAATTGTGGATACAGGCCCTCAAGGACGCCGACCTGCTCTCCGAAGGCTTTAAGACAGTAGCCTACGACTACATCGGACCCAAGGTAACTTGGCCTATTTACAAAGACGGCACCATCGGACAGGCCAAAGTCGATCTCCGTCGGGCCAAGGCAGCGATTAATGAATCTGTCAGTGAATTAGGCGGTGAAGCCCATGTCTCGGTAAACAAAGCCGTCGTGACCCAAGCGAGCTCCGCCATCCCAGGGGTCAATCTCTACATCACTATTCTCTTCAAGATCATGAAGGAGCTCGGCGGCCACGAGGGCTGTATCGAGCAAATACAACGGCTGTTTTCCGATCGTCTCTACAACCAAGGTGGCAACGTCCCCCTCGACGAGCTTGGTCTCATCCGCATGGACGACTGGGAGATGGAGGACAAGATACAAGATGCGGTCACTAAAGTATGGCCCCTCGTTTCAACTGAAAATCTGGAGGAGCTGACGGACTTCGAAGGATACCAGACCGATTTTCTCAGGCTCTTCGGTTTCGGCATAAAAGGTGTGGACTACGACGCAGAGGTCGAGCCAGAGGTGGATTTCGACTGA
- the dtd gene encoding D-aminoacyl-tRNA deacylase, whose translation MKAVVQRVAEASVSIDGKEHTSIGRGLLVFLGIHKLDTNEDIEWMVRKICHLRVFEDDNQQMNCDLKSIQGELLIVSQFTLIASTKKGNRPSFNDAADPQKGKAFCEDVVRALSATLGYPVKTGVFAANMQVSLVNDGPVTIAFDTRNRE comes from the coding sequence GTGAAAGCGGTCGTCCAACGAGTAGCCGAAGCCTCTGTGTCAATCGACGGTAAAGAGCACACATCGATTGGCCGAGGGCTGCTTGTTTTCCTAGGGATACACAAACTGGATACGAACGAAGACATCGAATGGATGGTCCGGAAGATCTGCCATTTACGCGTGTTCGAAGACGACAACCAGCAAATGAACTGCGATCTAAAATCGATCCAAGGTGAATTGCTGATCGTAAGCCAGTTCACTCTGATCGCCTCCACCAAGAAAGGAAACCGACCCTCCTTCAACGACGCAGCAGATCCCCAAAAAGGAAAAGCCTTCTGCGAGGACGTCGTCCGAGCACTCAGCGCAACGCTTGGCTACCCGGTAAAGACCGGCGTTTTTGCCGCCAACATGCAAGTCTCGCTCGTAAACGACGGCCCCGTCACCATCGCCTTCGATACGAGAAATCGAGAATAG
- a CDS encoding DUF4139 domain-containing protein: MKFCSIFTIALCALLTLCAYADEHEVESSILEVSLFRDGALVTRQGTLNVPSGKSTLVIKNLPSQVDPTALQANFVNTANGLIRNAKIFQPQNRDENSIIEEIQTRLDAAKKEKEQKLRTLSNAKADVVFASGMRTSFAKEFGKINEGQTLTLAQAKELAEFVGQTQKNANEQIDKVEIEIKAVDKTIKEIEKELREATEKAMLLSSVAEVEIEMDAASEVAISLSYMVNSARWEPQYELRAYPDQGKLDFGYFASVWQFTGEDWSNITLSLHTNQANRQGNVPELFPLNVGKQDDYYRKGRFSSVAERAAPPPPQADVFMAEEAVGSRLRAQKVAITVSTVSFQATIPGQITVPSSRERSSYKVLEAGLEAEFWSETVPRAQLDAYLRARIRNTLELPILPGQALAFVDGKLSSKVSMNKILPEEETKLSLGVDGNIVVKRIEGAQKDSNSGFIDKTTTLNREYKNEVTNLHTVAHKLIVVDQFPIAQNSKIEIRRKAPPTSEVEIEDENSGVFRWKATLAPKEEKVFKTAYEVIYPRDWDLFPGL; this comes from the coding sequence ATGAAATTCTGCTCCATTTTTACGATCGCACTCTGCGCATTGCTCACTCTCTGTGCTTATGCTGACGAACACGAAGTAGAATCGTCGATTCTCGAAGTCTCCCTCTTCCGAGATGGGGCTTTGGTCACTCGCCAAGGCACTTTGAACGTGCCCTCGGGGAAATCGACCTTGGTCATCAAAAATCTGCCCAGTCAGGTGGACCCAACAGCGCTCCAGGCAAATTTCGTAAACACCGCCAATGGGTTAATCCGGAACGCGAAGATATTCCAGCCGCAGAATCGCGACGAGAATTCTATAATAGAAGAAATCCAAACGAGACTCGACGCCGCCAAAAAGGAAAAAGAGCAAAAGCTGCGCACGCTTTCCAATGCCAAAGCGGATGTTGTCTTCGCCTCTGGCATGCGTACCTCCTTCGCTAAGGAGTTTGGCAAGATTAACGAAGGCCAAACCCTCACTCTAGCTCAAGCAAAGGAGCTGGCCGAGTTTGTCGGACAAACCCAGAAGAACGCCAACGAGCAGATTGACAAAGTTGAGATTGAGATCAAAGCCGTCGACAAGACCATCAAGGAGATCGAAAAGGAGCTTAGGGAGGCAACAGAGAAAGCGATGCTCCTTTCCTCTGTCGCCGAAGTAGAAATCGAGATGGACGCGGCAAGTGAAGTCGCAATATCACTCAGCTACATGGTCAACTCTGCCCGCTGGGAGCCTCAGTACGAACTACGCGCCTACCCTGACCAAGGGAAACTGGATTTTGGATACTTTGCCTCAGTTTGGCAATTCACTGGCGAAGATTGGTCAAACATCACCCTTTCGCTCCACACAAATCAGGCCAACCGCCAGGGCAACGTGCCTGAACTCTTTCCCCTGAATGTGGGAAAACAGGACGACTACTACCGGAAAGGGCGCTTCTCTTCAGTGGCGGAAAGAGCCGCTCCTCCCCCGCCCCAAGCAGACGTATTTATGGCCGAAGAAGCGGTCGGCTCTCGACTTCGTGCTCAAAAAGTCGCCATCACGGTATCAACCGTTTCCTTCCAAGCCACCATCCCCGGACAAATCACCGTTCCCAGCTCTCGCGAGCGCAGCTCATACAAAGTTCTCGAAGCCGGTCTGGAAGCCGAGTTCTGGTCCGAGACCGTGCCGCGAGCCCAGCTCGACGCGTACCTTAGAGCCAGAATTCGCAACACGCTCGAGCTTCCGATTCTCCCGGGGCAAGCTCTCGCGTTCGTTGACGGGAAACTCTCCTCTAAAGTCTCCATGAATAAAATTCTACCTGAAGAGGAAACCAAGCTATCGTTGGGAGTTGACGGAAACATCGTCGTTAAGCGGATAGAGGGAGCCCAGAAAGACAGCAATTCCGGTTTCATCGACAAGACCACGACCCTCAATCGCGAGTATAAGAATGAGGTCACCAATTTGCACACGGTGGCACACAAACTCATCGTGGTCGACCAGTTCCCCATCGCCCAAAATTCGAAAATCGAGATTCGCCGCAAAGCGCCCCCAACGAGTGAGGTCGAAATCGAGGACGAGAATAGCGGAGTCTTTCGGTGGAAAGCCACGCTTGCTCCAAAGGAAGAAAAAGTATTTAAAACTGCCTACGAAGTTATCTATCCCCGCGACTGGGATCTTTTCCCCGGATTGTAA
- the uvrA gene encoding excinuclease ABC subunit UvrA, with product MRHTRHIHIKGAREHNLRDIEVKIPRDKLVVITGVSGSGKSSLAFDTLYAEGYRKYMESLSTQARQAMEQFKRPDVDFIHGLSPVLAIEQRAAGSSPRSTIATVTEIADYARLLWTLRGDQHCPKDGGIISRQTLDSSVDQTLKLPKGSRAMILAPYMAATAAVILEELPRLRQKGFQRIRINDEVKSIGDPDIEIKGRGNATIELVVDRILVEEAQRSRIADSLELAFSEGKDRAMVLYQASKDSDWKELSLSRNFACAKCGEVYEPISPRHFSFNTAEGSCPECGGLGKTRRFLEELIVPDPSKSVKKGALKPLRIGGKQLIMRNNAMLRQLAEQLPFDPTTPWSELDEETKQALLYGVEDRLFTFKLTRRKTLPPPQPFGGFMALLQKSYMETKSDGFRARLMTYQTDQKCPTCDGHRFSPRSANVFVEGKSLPDFLSMDIGQAHEYVSSLSPSKDRVSTYGEVLDGIELRLRFLKEVGLEYLTLNRQYSTLSGGEAQRVRLATQLGMSLVGVVYVLDEPSIGLHPKDNQKLIESLKELRDRGNSVVVVEHDEDTMRAADHLIELGPGAGLSGGEVLFEGTPEDCAGQKKDGFETGEYLSGRQTLTKSVKTLSPQKKWLEIKGASQHNLQKVDAQFPVGLLTCVTGVSGSGKSTLVNEILAKAAARKLNRAKEIPGKHTGMKGLEHFERAVRVSQDPIGQSPRSNPATYTKLFDLLRDLYSKIPLSRARGYKAGRFSFNARGGRCERCQGQGAIKLDMLFMSDAYIDCPSCQGTRYNRETLEVQYGGLNIAQSLDLSVSEALAQFENVPRVMDKLRTLDAVGLGYLKLGQAANTLSGGEAQRLKLSLELSKRSAGSTLYILDEPTTGLHWSDIQKLSDLLFQLRDKGNTVIVIEHHLDFMRLADWIVDLGPGGGSHGGKIVCAGTVDTVKKGKDSETGKALKGR from the coding sequence TTGAGGCACACTCGGCACATTCACATAAAAGGAGCTCGCGAGCACAATTTGCGGGATATCGAGGTTAAGATCCCTCGAGATAAACTCGTCGTAATCACAGGCGTATCGGGTTCCGGAAAGTCATCACTGGCCTTCGACACGCTGTACGCGGAGGGCTACCGAAAATATATGGAGAGCCTTTCCACACAGGCCCGCCAAGCGATGGAGCAGTTCAAACGACCGGATGTGGATTTCATCCACGGCCTTTCACCGGTTTTGGCAATAGAGCAACGGGCAGCAGGTTCTTCTCCGCGGAGCACTATTGCCACGGTTACAGAAATTGCGGACTATGCCCGTCTTCTGTGGACGCTTCGAGGAGATCAACATTGCCCGAAGGACGGAGGCATCATTTCGCGGCAAACGCTCGATAGCTCCGTTGATCAGACTTTGAAGCTGCCGAAGGGTTCACGGGCTATGATTTTGGCTCCTTACATGGCCGCGACGGCCGCAGTTATACTGGAGGAGCTGCCCCGGTTGCGGCAAAAGGGATTTCAGCGTATTCGAATCAATGATGAGGTCAAAAGTATTGGTGATCCGGATATCGAGATAAAGGGACGGGGAAACGCGACCATTGAACTCGTGGTCGATCGCATTTTGGTAGAAGAGGCGCAGAGAAGTCGGATCGCGGACTCGCTCGAGCTGGCGTTTAGCGAAGGGAAAGACCGAGCGATGGTCCTCTATCAGGCATCGAAAGACTCGGACTGGAAGGAGCTCAGTCTAAGCCGGAATTTCGCGTGCGCGAAGTGCGGCGAGGTGTATGAACCGATCTCTCCCCGTCATTTTTCGTTCAATACGGCGGAAGGATCCTGTCCAGAGTGCGGTGGATTGGGGAAAACGCGGCGCTTCTTGGAAGAGCTCATCGTGCCCGATCCGAGTAAGTCAGTGAAAAAGGGGGCCTTGAAGCCGCTGCGAATCGGAGGAAAGCAGTTGATCATGCGAAACAATGCGATGCTGCGCCAGTTGGCAGAGCAGCTTCCCTTTGATCCAACGACGCCGTGGAGCGAGTTAGATGAGGAAACCAAACAGGCTTTGCTCTACGGGGTTGAAGACCGGCTTTTCACTTTCAAACTAACTCGCCGTAAGACGCTTCCTCCTCCCCAACCGTTCGGAGGCTTTATGGCGTTGCTGCAAAAGTCCTACATGGAGACTAAAAGCGACGGATTTCGGGCCCGACTGATGACCTATCAGACTGACCAGAAATGCCCGACATGTGACGGGCATCGGTTCAGTCCACGGAGTGCGAATGTATTTGTAGAGGGTAAGAGTCTGCCCGATTTCCTTTCGATGGATATAGGTCAGGCCCACGAATACGTGAGTAGCCTGTCACCCAGCAAGGATCGTGTTTCAACCTACGGGGAAGTTCTTGATGGAATCGAGTTGCGGTTGCGTTTCCTAAAGGAGGTGGGTCTGGAGTACCTGACTTTGAATCGTCAATACAGTACGTTAAGCGGAGGCGAGGCCCAGCGAGTGCGGCTAGCGACACAGTTGGGTATGAGTCTCGTAGGAGTCGTCTACGTGCTCGACGAGCCCAGCATTGGACTGCACCCGAAGGACAACCAGAAGCTGATCGAGTCACTGAAGGAGTTACGGGACCGCGGCAATTCGGTTGTTGTGGTGGAGCACGATGAGGATACGATGCGGGCCGCCGACCATCTGATCGAGCTGGGTCCGGGAGCGGGGCTTTCTGGAGGAGAGGTTCTTTTCGAAGGGACGCCGGAGGATTGTGCCGGGCAAAAGAAAGATGGCTTCGAGACTGGAGAATACCTTTCAGGACGACAGACGCTTACGAAGTCGGTCAAAACACTTTCGCCACAAAAGAAGTGGCTCGAGATTAAAGGGGCGAGCCAGCACAATCTGCAAAAGGTGGATGCCCAGTTCCCCGTTGGTCTTTTGACCTGTGTGACCGGCGTTTCCGGATCGGGTAAGTCGACCTTGGTGAATGAGATTCTGGCGAAGGCGGCTGCCCGAAAACTGAACCGGGCCAAGGAGATCCCCGGCAAGCACACGGGGATGAAAGGGCTGGAGCACTTCGAAAGGGCAGTACGTGTGAGTCAGGATCCCATCGGGCAAAGCCCGCGTTCTAATCCGGCCACCTATACCAAACTCTTTGATCTGCTGCGCGATTTGTACTCAAAAATTCCTCTGTCGCGAGCCCGAGGATACAAAGCGGGGCGTTTTAGTTTTAATGCACGTGGCGGTCGCTGTGAACGATGTCAGGGTCAAGGGGCGATAAAGTTGGATATGCTTTTTATGAGTGATGCCTATATCGATTGTCCCAGCTGCCAAGGTACGCGTTACAATCGGGAAACCTTGGAAGTGCAATATGGAGGATTGAATATCGCCCAATCTCTAGATCTTTCGGTAAGCGAAGCCTTGGCACAATTTGAGAATGTGCCACGCGTTATGGATAAGTTGAGGACCCTCGACGCGGTGGGGCTCGGGTATTTGAAACTGGGACAAGCTGCTAACACATTGAGTGGTGGCGAGGCCCAGCGATTGAAGCTCTCGTTGGAGCTTTCCAAGCGATCCGCGGGTAGCACTCTCTATATTTTAGATGAGCCCACGACCGGATTGCACTGGTCTGATATCCAGAAACTTTCTGACCTGCTTTTCCAACTGCGAGACAAGGGCAATACGGTCATCGTAATCGAACACCACCTCGACTTCATGCGACTGGCTGACTGGATCGTCGATCTCGGCCCGGGCGGAGGCTCCCATGGAGGAAAAATTGTCTGTGCCGGAACAGTGGATACGGTAAAAAAAGGTAAGGATTCGGAAACCGGCAAAGCCTTAAAGGGACGGTAG
- a CDS encoding addiction module protein, translating into MEGPVFYFRVFNKTVHFELVLAPIKRVHSLVGGSALIERRGQLASGAKRSTFDITSIRDIKKTTIRVRLRTMERIWDSLCHEEAEPESPSWHETILNERKQMMDSAETKYLTIEQLRKRYR; encoded by the coding sequence ATGGAAGGCCCAGTTTTCTATTTTCGCGTATTTAACAAGACGGTTCATTTTGAACTCGTCCTGGCTCCAATTAAGAGGGTGCACTCGCTAGTGGGTGGTTCTGCATTAATAGAAAGAAGAGGCCAGCTTGCCTCCGGAGCTAAAAGATCTACTTTTGATATTACGAGTATCCGGGATATCAAAAAGACGACTATCCGTGTACGACTTAGGACGATGGAGCGCATCTGGGACTCGCTCTGTCACGAGGAGGCCGAGCCGGAATCTCCTTCTTGGCACGAGACGATTCTAAACGAACGGAAGCAAATGATGGATTCTGCCGAAACCAAGTATTTGACGATTGAACAGCTGCGAAAGCGGTATCGCTGA